The Chryseobacterium suipulveris genome window below encodes:
- a CDS encoding peroxiredoxin — protein sequence MSIKLGDTAPNFQADSSLGELDFYNFLGDSWGILFSHPADYTPVCTTELGMTSKLKSEFDKRNTKVIALSVDDADDHRGWIKDINETQNCAVDFPIIADKDKKVSEMYDFIHPNASATATVRSLLIIDPEKKVRLIITYPASTGRNFNEILRVLDSLQLTDNYKVATPVNWNDGDDVIVPPAISTEDARGIFPKGVTELKPYLRYTPQPNK from the coding sequence ATGTCAATTAAATTAGGCGATACCGCACCGAATTTTCAAGCTGATTCTTCTTTGGGAGAACTCGATTTTTATAACTTTTTAGGGGATTCTTGGGGGATTTTGTTTTCCCATCCTGCAGATTATACTCCGGTTTGTACCACAGAATTGGGAATGACTTCCAAACTGAAAAGCGAATTCGATAAAAGAAACACCAAAGTCATCGCGCTTTCTGTAGATGATGCAGATGACCACCGCGGTTGGATTAAAGACATCAACGAAACCCAAAACTGCGCCGTAGATTTTCCAATCATCGCAGACAAAGACAAAAAAGTTTCCGAAATGTACGATTTCATCCATCCAAATGCTTCTGCAACGGCAACAGTTCGTTCGCTTCTCATCATCGACCCTGAAAAGAAAGTACGTTTAATCATTACGTATCCTGCTTCCACAGGAAGAAATTTCAATGAAATTCTTCGTGTGCTCGATTCTTTACAATTAACCGACAACTACAAAGTGGCAACTCCCGTAAATTGGAATGATGGTGACGATGTGATTGTTCCACCCGCAATTTCCACCGAAGATGCACGCGGAATTTTCCCGAAAGGGGTGACGGAACTGAAACCATATTTGCGATATACACCGCAACCGAATAAATAA